In Gulosibacter molinativorax, a single window of DNA contains:
- the lgt gene encoding prolipoprotein diacylglyceryl transferase: MTLAPASIPSPPIEWSSFTVGPFTFHVYALIIVVGMIVAMIWTNRRMVARGAEPWVVIDIVIPTVILGLLGARLYHVFTHPADYFYEGAEWWRVFAIWEGGNAIIGALIGGAIGAYFACRFKGIRFLSFADALAPGLLLAQAIGRLGNWFNHELFGWPTDLPWGLEILSTNPAVPEGLPAGTLFHPTFLYELLWNLLGVAVILILERMFRMRWGKTIAVYLIWYGLGRMAIESIRVDYSEVILGMRSNVFGALVMVVIGVVLFIVQTRKHKEPELSVYGDGHVWTETEAEDDKQKSVESKADADEDSTDEVPNDEESSDEDPKGDTPAGADDAPEQASATKATD, from the coding sequence GTGACTCTCGCTCCCGCGTCCATCCCGTCACCCCCAATCGAATGGTCGTCCTTTACTGTTGGGCCATTCACCTTCCACGTATACGCGTTGATCATCGTCGTCGGCATGATCGTCGCGATGATCTGGACCAATCGACGGATGGTCGCGCGGGGCGCTGAGCCCTGGGTCGTTATCGACATCGTCATCCCGACCGTCATTCTCGGCCTCCTTGGCGCGCGGCTCTACCACGTGTTCACCCATCCGGCAGACTACTTCTATGAGGGCGCCGAGTGGTGGCGAGTGTTCGCGATCTGGGAGGGCGGCAACGCCATCATCGGCGCTCTCATCGGCGGTGCCATCGGTGCCTACTTCGCGTGCCGGTTCAAGGGCATCCGCTTCCTCAGCTTCGCGGATGCGCTGGCTCCCGGCCTCCTGCTCGCGCAGGCGATCGGTCGCCTCGGTAACTGGTTTAACCACGAGCTCTTCGGCTGGCCGACGGATCTGCCGTGGGGCCTCGAGATTCTCTCGACGAACCCTGCCGTTCCGGAGGGTCTGCCCGCGGGCACGCTGTTCCACCCCACCTTCCTGTACGAGCTGCTGTGGAACCTGCTCGGCGTAGCCGTCATCCTCATCCTCGAGCGTATGTTCCGGATGCGCTGGGGCAAGACGATCGCCGTGTACCTCATCTGGTACGGCCTTGGCCGCATGGCGATCGAGTCGATCCGCGTTGACTACTCGGAGGTCATCCTCGGGATGCGCTCGAATGTCTTCGGCGCCCTCGTGATGGTCGTCATCGGTGTCGTCCTCTTCATCGTGCAGACTCGGAAGCACAAGGAGCCTGAGCTCTCGGTCTACGGCGACGGCCACGTCTGGACGGAAACCGAGGCCGAGGACGACAAACAGAAGTCTGTCGAGTCGAAGGCCGACGCAGACGAAGACTCGACCGACGAAGTCCCGAACGACGAAGAGTCAAGCGACGAAGACCCGAAGGGCGACACGCCCGCTGGGGCCGATGATGCGCCGGAGCAGGCTTCGGCCACCAAAGCTACGGACTAG
- the trpC gene encoding indole-3-glycerol phosphate synthase TrpC: MLDDLLQGSLEDAARRRAEAPTVEVERLALAQAPALDAVAALSRGEQVNIIAEVKRASPSRGRLANIPDPAALASLYECGGAAAISVLTEERKFLGSLDDLRAVREAVSIPVLRKEFIGEEYQILEARAAGADLILLIVASLEQPLLARLKTFAEQLGMTVLVEAHTREEFQRGLDVDAKVLGVNARDLKTFEMHPELFGELAPEYPAGVVRVAESAVLKPEHVRAYRDAGADAVLVGEALVTGDDPEATIKEFLQA, encoded by the coding sequence ATGCTCGACGACCTATTACAGGGGTCGCTGGAGGATGCAGCTCGCCGCCGAGCCGAGGCACCAACCGTAGAGGTTGAGCGGCTCGCGCTCGCGCAGGCGCCGGCACTCGATGCCGTGGCCGCGCTGTCGCGCGGTGAACAGGTCAATATCATCGCCGAGGTGAAGCGCGCGAGCCCCTCGCGCGGTCGCCTGGCGAACATCCCCGACCCCGCGGCGCTCGCCTCGCTCTATGAGTGCGGCGGCGCTGCCGCAATAAGCGTGCTTACCGAGGAGCGCAAGTTCCTCGGCTCGCTCGACGACCTTCGCGCGGTTCGCGAGGCTGTCTCCATCCCGGTGCTCCGCAAGGAGTTCATCGGGGAGGAGTACCAGATCCTCGAAGCACGCGCGGCTGGCGCCGACCTCATCCTGCTGATCGTCGCGAGCCTCGAGCAGCCGCTGCTTGCCAGGCTCAAGACCTTCGCCGAGCAGCTCGGGATGACCGTGCTCGTCGAGGCCCACACGCGCGAAGAGTTCCAGCGGGGTCTCGACGTCGACGCTAAGGTGCTTGGCGTGAACGCGCGCGACCTCAAGACGTTCGAGATGCATCCCGAACTCTTCGGCGAACTCGCGCCAGAATATCCAGCGGGCGTCGTCCGCGTCGCCGAATCCGCAGTTCTCAAGCCCGAGCACGTTCGCGCATATCGCGACGCCGGTGCGGACGCGGTGCTTGTCGGCGAAGCCCTCGTGACGGGCGACGATCCCGAAGCAACCATCAAAGAATTTTTGCAGGCATAA
- a CDS encoding HGxxPAAW family protein, giving the protein MSDKQVVLSRYHVEDEGNSVAGWIGVAVMVIGAIVGTIGLFIANDVVTWVGVGLLVLGAILWPILKAAGLGPKGHGQ; this is encoded by the coding sequence ATGTCAGACAAGCAGGTTGTCCTGTCCCGTTACCACGTCGAGGATGAGGGCAATTCCGTTGCCGGGTGGATCGGAGTCGCAGTAATGGTCATCGGCGCCATCGTCGGCACGATCGGACTCTTCATCGCGAACGACGTCGTCACCTGGGTCGGTGTCGGGCTCCTCGTTCTCGGCGCAATCCTTTGGCCCATCCTCAAGGCAGCTGGCCTCGGCCCGAAGGGCCACGGTCAGTAA
- the hisI gene encoding phosphoribosyl-AMP cyclohydrolase: protein MRSVTALEPAEIDEIVGALTFDDRGLIAAIAKQWDTGEVLMLAWMNEDSVRETLATRRAVYWSRSRGELWRKGDTSGHTQTVMSFQADCDADTILLGVDQVGAACHLNTRTCWDSDPLAVAFAEPTAEESLDR from the coding sequence ATGCGTAGCGTCACGGCGCTCGAGCCCGCCGAAATCGACGAGATCGTCGGCGCGCTGACGTTCGACGACCGCGGACTCATCGCCGCGATCGCCAAGCAGTGGGACACCGGCGAGGTGCTGATGCTGGCGTGGATGAACGAGGATTCCGTGCGCGAAACGCTCGCGACGCGCCGGGCGGTCTACTGGTCCCGCTCGCGGGGCGAGCTGTGGCGCAAGGGGGACACCTCGGGCCACACGCAAACGGTGATGAGCTTCCAGGCCGACTGCGACGCGGACACGATCCTCCTCGGCGTGGACCAGGTCGGCGCCGCGTGCCACCTGAACACGCGCACGTGCTGGGATTCCGACCCTCTCGCGGTGGCCTTCGCCGAACCCACGGCAGAGGAATCACTTGACCGCTAA
- the trpB gene encoding tryptophan synthase subunit beta, producing MTHYRNAQGPYFGEFGGRFVPESLIAALDQLDTEWEAAKKDPAFVEELDDLLRNYAGRPSLLTEAPRFSQYAGGAKIYLKREDLNHTGSHKINNVLGQALLTKRLGKTRIIAETGAGQHGVAAATAAAMFGLDCTIYMGAVDIERQALNVARMRLLGAEVVSVASGSRTLKDAINEAFRDWVANVVETNYIFGTAAGPHPFPGMVRDLQKVIGEESRAQILEQTGKLPDAVVACVGGGSNAIGMFEAFLDDESVALYGVEAYGEGLQTDRHAATMNRGRTGVLHGAKTKLLQDADGQTIESHSISAGLDYSGVGPAHSWLQSIGRVEYRGATDADTMTAMRLLSQSEGIIPAIESAHALAGAIDLGRELGPDATIIVSLSGRGDKDMETAMNYFKLGDASRVVGGEL from the coding sequence GTGACTCATTATCGCAACGCACAGGGTCCCTACTTTGGGGAGTTCGGCGGACGCTTCGTCCCCGAAAGCCTCATTGCCGCGCTCGACCAGCTCGACACCGAGTGGGAAGCGGCGAAGAAGGACCCCGCCTTCGTCGAGGAACTCGACGACCTCCTCAGAAACTACGCCGGCCGCCCGTCGCTGCTCACCGAGGCACCTCGCTTCTCGCAGTACGCCGGTGGCGCGAAGATTTACCTCAAGCGCGAGGACCTCAACCACACCGGCTCGCACAAGATCAACAACGTGCTCGGTCAGGCGCTGCTCACGAAGCGGCTCGGGAAGACGCGCATCATCGCCGAGACCGGCGCGGGACAGCACGGCGTCGCAGCGGCTACTGCCGCGGCGATGTTCGGGTTGGACTGCACGATCTACATGGGCGCAGTCGACATCGAGCGACAGGCGCTCAACGTCGCCCGGATGCGGCTGCTCGGCGCCGAGGTCGTTTCGGTGGCCTCCGGTTCCCGCACGTTGAAGGATGCGATCAACGAGGCATTCCGCGACTGGGTCGCGAACGTGGTCGAGACCAACTACATCTTCGGTACCGCGGCCGGGCCCCACCCGTTTCCGGGCATGGTTCGTGACCTCCAGAAGGTCATCGGTGAGGAATCCCGCGCGCAGATTCTCGAGCAGACCGGCAAGCTGCCGGATGCCGTGGTCGCGTGTGTGGGCGGCGGGTCGAACGCCATCGGCATGTTCGAGGCGTTCCTCGACGATGAATCGGTCGCGCTTTACGGCGTGGAAGCGTACGGTGAGGGTCTGCAGACCGATCGCCACGCCGCGACCATGAACCGCGGCCGCACCGGCGTGCTGCACGGTGCCAAGACCAAGCTGCTGCAGGATGCTGACGGCCAGACTATTGAGTCGCACTCGATCTCGGCGGGGCTCGACTACTCGGGCGTTGGCCCGGCGCACTCGTGGCTGCAGTCGATCGGCCGCGTGGAATATCGCGGCGCGACGGACGCCGACACCATGACCGCGATGCGCCTGCTCTCGCAGTCGGAAGGCATTATTCCCGCGATCGAGTCGGCACACGCGCTTGCGGGCGCGATTGATCTCGGTCGCGAACTCGGACCTGACGCGACGATCATCGTGTCGCTATCGGGCCGAGGCGACAAGGACATGGAGACCGCCATGAACTACTTCAAGCTCGGAGACGCATCGCGCGTCGTAGGTGGTGAACTGTGA
- a CDS encoding Trp biosynthesis-associated membrane protein — MTAKRLKQLCILGTLLAAGLAMLTLTQPWAALSLHTSEFERDFTHSGGDAGTAIMGLAIAGLAAGGALAIAGRFFRYVIAILVVILGVGITIAAAVGMGDPALGFYPEVRQFSGITDAAGVREIVNQGTMTTTGWPVVAVVAGILLTLAAVATIVTARHWPESSRKYSRTRLVAEDGTTVIPEDDRVSQWDALSAGDDPTDGDEPGEHDDPRETTAEGK; from the coding sequence TTGACCGCTAAGCGACTCAAGCAGCTGTGCATCCTCGGTACCCTGCTCGCTGCGGGACTCGCGATGCTCACCCTCACCCAGCCATGGGCGGCGCTTTCGCTGCACACGAGCGAGTTCGAGCGCGACTTCACACACTCGGGTGGCGACGCGGGGACTGCGATCATGGGCCTCGCGATCGCTGGCCTCGCCGCCGGGGGTGCCCTCGCGATCGCGGGTCGATTTTTCCGCTACGTGATCGCGATCCTCGTCGTGATCCTCGGGGTTGGCATCACGATCGCGGCGGCCGTCGGGATGGGCGACCCCGCCCTTGGCTTCTATCCCGAGGTGCGGCAGTTCAGCGGCATCACCGACGCCGCTGGCGTGCGCGAGATCGTCAACCAGGGCACGATGACCACGACCGGCTGGCCCGTCGTGGCCGTTGTCGCGGGCATCCTCCTCACCCTGGCGGCCGTCGCGACGATTGTCACGGCTCGCCACTGGCCCGAAAGCTCGCGGAAATACAGCCGCACGAGGTTGGTGGCCGAGGACGGCACCACCGTGATTCCCGAAGACGATCGGGTGTCGCAGTGGGATGCGCTGTCCGCCGGAGACGACCCGACCGACGGTGACGAGCCGGGCGAGCACGACGACCCGCGCGAAACGACAGCAGAAGGTAAATAG
- the hisG gene encoding ATP phosphoribosyltransferase: MLRIAVPNKGMLSETANEMLVEAGYRGRRNDRELVALDPDNGVEFFYIRPRDIATYVGEGVLDIGITGRDMLLDSESKAQEIRALDFGDSTFRFAGPPGAFKEVSDLNGKRVATSYTGLLSQYFSEHGVDAELVKLDGAVESSIQLGVADAVADVVSTGNTLRQAGLEIFGPAILESTAILISTPEKVGAAKTLIQRLEGVLVARRYSIMDYDIPTDQLERAMEITPGFQSPTVSPLHDENWVAVRSLVPQSDLNGTMDRLSAIGARAILVTALQAARM; this comes from the coding sequence ATGCTTCGCATCGCAGTGCCAAACAAGGGCATGCTTTCTGAGACGGCCAACGAAATGCTGGTCGAGGCGGGCTATCGTGGCCGCCGAAACGACCGCGAACTCGTCGCGCTCGACCCCGACAACGGCGTCGAGTTCTTCTACATTCGTCCGCGTGACATCGCGACCTACGTCGGCGAGGGTGTCCTCGACATCGGCATCACCGGCCGCGACATGCTGCTCGACTCCGAGTCGAAGGCGCAGGAAATCCGCGCGCTCGACTTCGGCGACTCCACCTTCCGGTTCGCGGGCCCTCCGGGTGCCTTCAAGGAGGTCTCGGACCTCAACGGCAAGCGCGTCGCGACGAGCTACACCGGACTCTTATCGCAGTACTTCAGCGAGCACGGCGTCGACGCCGAGCTCGTCAAGCTCGACGGCGCCGTGGAGTCTTCCATCCAGCTCGGTGTGGCGGATGCGGTGGCCGACGTCGTTTCGACCGGCAACACGCTTCGTCAGGCGGGCCTCGAAATCTTTGGCCCGGCCATCCTTGAGTCGACGGCGATCCTCATCTCGACCCCCGAGAAGGTCGGCGCGGCCAAGACGCTCATCCAACGGCTCGAGGGCGTGCTCGTCGCCCGCCGCTACAGCATCATGGACTACGACATCCCGACCGACCAGCTGGAGCGGGCGATGGAAATCACCCCCGGTTTCCAGTCGCCGACGGTGTCGCCGCTGCACGACGAAAACTGGGTCGCGGTGCGCTCGCTTGTGCCGCAGAGCGACCTCAACGGCACGATGGACCGGCTGTCGGCGATCGGCGCCCGCGCGATTCTCGTGACGGCGCTGCAAGCCGCGCGGATGTGA
- the trpA gene encoding tryptophan synthase subunit alpha encodes MTNAASQVETTLDRIKGERRGALIGYLPVGFPDLDTSVEAAITMARNGVDIIEFGVPYSDPVMDGPVIQAACQQALSAGFHVDQIFEAIRRVRAEVDVPVLVMGYYNLILQHGVEQFAADLAAAGGAGAITPDLIPDEAGEWIAAAEKHNLDRVFLAAPTSSDERLKAIIESSRGFVYTVSTMGVTGARRDLDRAARVLADRLHDLGCEHACVGIGISTGEQVGAVLDYAEGAIVGSALVRALAEGGLESLAETTRSLAEGTRN; translated from the coding sequence GTGACGAACGCTGCTTCTCAGGTCGAGACGACGCTCGACCGCATCAAGGGTGAGCGCCGCGGCGCACTCATCGGCTACCTGCCGGTCGGTTTCCCGGACCTCGATACCTCAGTTGAGGCGGCCATCACGATGGCGCGCAACGGCGTGGACATCATTGAGTTCGGCGTGCCGTACTCCGACCCGGTCATGGACGGCCCGGTGATCCAGGCCGCGTGCCAGCAGGCGCTTTCGGCCGGATTCCACGTCGACCAGATCTTCGAGGCGATTCGTCGCGTCCGAGCCGAGGTCGACGTGCCCGTCCTCGTGATGGGCTACTACAACCTCATCCTGCAGCACGGCGTCGAGCAGTTCGCGGCCGACCTCGCGGCGGCCGGGGGAGCCGGTGCGATCACGCCCGATCTCATCCCCGACGAGGCTGGAGAGTGGATCGCCGCGGCCGAGAAGCACAACCTCGACCGCGTCTTCCTCGCCGCGCCGACCTCGAGCGATGAGCGGCTCAAGGCGATCATCGAGTCCTCTCGCGGATTCGTGTACACGGTCTCGACGATGGGTGTCACCGGTGCCCGCCGTGATCTCGACCGTGCTGCACGCGTGCTCGCGGACCGACTCCACGACCTCGGCTGCGAACACGCCTGCGTCGGCATCGGCATCTCGACCGGCGAACAGGTTGGTGCCGTGCTCGATTATGCCGAAGGCGCTATTGTCGGTTCCGCGCTCGTGCGCGCCCTTGCCGAGGGTGGCCTCGAATCGCTCGCTGAAACCACTCGTTCACTCGCAGAAGGCACCAGGAACTAA
- the hisF gene encoding imidazole glycerol phosphate synthase subunit HisF has product MTDKSSLAVRVIPCLDVADGRVVKGVNFLNLRDAGDPVELAAKYAADGADEITFLDVTATSDNRATTYDLVTRTAEQVFVPLTVGGGVRSVENVTKLLASGADKVGVNSAAIARPELIDEIAQKFGAQVLVLSLDIKRSERMPSGFVVTTHGGRKESDLDAIEWAREVCERGAGELLVNSMDADGTKDGYDLELTRLVREVASVPVIASGGAGAIADFAPAIEAGADAVLAASVFHYGEMTVSDVKQALFEAGMPVRMGARNA; this is encoded by the coding sequence ATGACGGACAAGTCTTCCCTCGCCGTCCGCGTCATTCCCTGCCTCGATGTGGCCGATGGCCGCGTCGTCAAGGGCGTGAACTTCCTGAACCTTCGCGATGCGGGTGACCCGGTCGAGCTCGCCGCCAAGTACGCGGCCGACGGCGCCGACGAGATCACCTTCCTCGATGTCACGGCAACGAGCGACAACCGCGCGACGACCTATGACCTCGTCACCCGCACCGCGGAGCAGGTGTTCGTGCCGCTCACGGTTGGTGGCGGCGTCCGCTCGGTCGAGAACGTGACGAAGCTCCTCGCCTCGGGCGCGGACAAGGTCGGCGTCAACTCCGCCGCGATCGCGCGGCCCGAGCTGATCGACGAGATCGCGCAGAAGTTCGGCGCGCAGGTGCTCGTGCTCTCGCTCGACATCAAGCGCTCCGAGCGGATGCCGTCGGGCTTCGTCGTGACGACGCACGGCGGGCGCAAGGAATCGGATCTCGACGCGATCGAGTGGGCTCGCGAGGTGTGCGAGCGTGGCGCGGGCGAACTACTCGTGAACTCGATGGATGCGGACGGCACGAAGGACGGCTATGACCTCGAACTCACGCGGCTCGTGCGCGAGGTCGCCTCGGTGCCCGTGATCGCATCCGGTGGCGCCGGCGCGATTGCGGACTTCGCCCCGGCGATCGAGGCGGGTGCGGATGCGGTGCTCGCCGCGAGCGTGTTCCACTACGGCGAGATGACGGTCTCCGACGTCAAGCAAGCGCTCTTCGAGGCGGGCATGCCCGTGCGGATGGGGGCGCGAAATGCGTAG